The sequence below is a genomic window from Haematobia irritans isolate KBUSLIRL chromosome 3, ASM5000362v1, whole genome shotgun sequence.
TGGTTGCTCCAAGTGTCATCTCATGTACAAATGGTGAAAGTTTTTGAAGCGATGGGTTTACCAGACCACCATTACTCAGTGATTTGATATCGGCACCAAAACACCACATCTGGATGTGAGCCACAATTCTCCAAAAACCTTCTTCTAATTCATCTGGGGACAAATGAATTACATCAGAAATATTCACATCTTTCTTAGCAGGACATCTGTTGAATATACGAAAAATATAAGCAATTAttctaataaatttaatataggaaGAATGCTTATCGAGAAGGTCATCTATGATGTTGACTTCTGATGAATTTGCCACAAAAACAGCTGCCTTTCTACGTTCGAGAATTTCGATGTTCAATTGTTCTTCAGTTCCGGGCCATTTTGTAATATCTTCTTCCAAAAACGAAGGGCCACTAAACCAAATGGTATTAGAAATTTCCTCCGCGCTACATCCACGCGAAACCACATCAGCAGGGTTACTCTTCGAAGGGACGTGTCTCCAGCTAACATTTCTTGTTTTCTCCTGTAGTTCAGAAATACGATTTGCCACAAAACAATTCAACGTCGACGAATGTAATTTAAGCCATTGTAGTACGATTTTGGAATCAGTCCAAAAATATATCGATGAgacaaaacttgaaatttttggttGTATTTTGAGCCATGTGTTATTCAGCAATACTGCTGCGCACAATTCGAGCCGTGGTAGTGATTGTGCCTTAATTGGGGCCACTTtggattttgcaattaaaaGGGTCGTTTTGTATTCTCCCTTAAGACAAACTCGATAGTAAATACAACAACCATATGCTCGTTGCGAGGCGTCAGCAAATCCGTGAATTTCTCCAAGAGTATCATTTGAGGTTAAAACATACCTGGGGACTTCAACTTTATGTATGTAATTTAAATCCGATTTAATTTGGAGCCATAATGATTTAAGATGTTCAGTTAATGGGTCATCCCATCCAATGTTTTGCACCCACATTTCTTGAAGAAGTATTTTGCATCGAATGACAATGGGGCTCAATAGTCCAAGCAAGTCAtagatttttgatacaattgacAAAACAGATCTTTTTGTAGGATTCATCACATCTGGTAACTCGAATCGGTAAGTAAAAACGTCCTCCTTGGGTTTCCAAGACATACCCAAGGCTTTTGCAACTTCATCTTCACTTGTTTTAATGGTGATTTCTGCATCTTGATTTGAACCGAACATGATGTTATTGCTGTTCCATTTTGCTAACTCAAGGCCATGGAAACTTAATATTTTTACTAGCTCGTTTTTCTTTTGAGCCAGCGTTGCAAGGTCGTCAGCGCCGGTGAGTACATCATCCACGTATAAATCGTTGCGCAAAACTTCAGAACCACAAGGATGCGAGTGCGAATATTTATCTGCAATGAAAAACAAACTACGAATCGCCAAAAATGGGGCGGCAGATAAACCGTAGGTAACAGTATTCAGTTGATATACCTTTAAATGTTCATCTTTTTGATTTCTCCACAATATGAGTTGATATTTTCTATCATTTTCATCTATTCGAAATTGTCGATACATTTTAGAAATATCAGCAGTAAAAGCATACTTGTGTAAACGAAACGAAAATAGTGTGGTGATCAGGTCTTGTTGTATTGTTGGTCCAACCATCAAAATATCGTTCAATGATTTATTTGACGAACTACGAGAAGATGCATCAAATACAACTCTAATTTTTGTTGTAGTACTTTGTGGTCTCAAAACACAATGATGTGGTATTATGTAATAGGTACCACATAACGGTTGATTATAGAGCGACATGTGACCCAGGGACAAATACTCATCCATGAATTCTTTATACATTGACTTCAATTGTAGATCACGATCTAAACGTCTTTCCAGGGACAAAAAACGTTTTCGAGCAGCTTCGAACGAATCGCCGAGACATTTGGGATTTTCTTTAAATGGCAAGCGGACCACAACTCTTCcatcaaaatctaatttaacATTTTCAACAAAGTGATTTTCACATGCTGCTTCTTCTTCGGACAACATATTGGGATTCTTTTCGTATTCTTCtacttcccaaaatttttttagagttttATCAAGATCCACTTCTAAAGAATTGACCATCAAATTGCATGTAAAATTAGATCTCGCTTGACCAGTACTTGCGATACCACCAACAATGTATCCAAAAACAGTATTGGTAAGGTTTGGCATACCATATCCAAGAGAAATTCGACCATCaagtaataaatcaaaaaatacttcagcactcAAAAGAATGTCAATATGTtgcggtttgaaaaacaatgggtCAGCTAACGGTATATCGGTGGGAATTTTCCAATTTGAAGTATATATGTACTCACCGGGCTGTACAGATGCAATTGTTGGGGTAACAGCAAAAGTTGAGGACCACTGGAACGAACTAATTCTTGATTTTATTGTAGCGGACACGGTAAATTTAATTCTGGTTCTAACTTCTCCAATTCCCGAAACTTCTTGTGAATATGGTCGAAATTTAAGCCGAAGCCTTTTTGCAGTTTCTTCTGAAATGAAATTGAGTTCGGAGCCGGAATCAAGTAAAGCTCTTACCGGTTGAAAAGTTCCACAATAATCTTTGATGAGAACCACAGCAGTCGGAATGATTGCCCTTTTACATGAGCGAGCCACAAGCGAAACTGGATTTTGATTACTAGTTGAAGGTTGCACTGTAGTAGTATTCGAAATGGTTGACTGTCCCGAGTTGTCTGGACTAAAAATGTGCAACACTGAGTGGTGAGTTGAATTACAAAATCTGCAACGTGATTTTGATGGACATTTTGAAACCATATGCCCCTTTCGCAGACAATTAATGCACAGGCCACCgcgttttacaaaattaaaacgatCGGGAACTGCTATTGCCGAAAACGAAGAACAAGTTT
It includes:
- the LOC142231492 gene encoding uncharacterized protein LOC142231492 is translated as MTRDDNDASEEASGADLSSLKQQRSSMKRNISNMHKKVEKDGAKVDSTILECRLQILESYFKQLCHIQTQIETLSPADTSRSDLEELFITAKAKILGLLNKSRSSIPGDTTLMNASIAGISTQSRLPSLKLPRFDGKYGEYKRFISTFNNMVHENQTITPVDKFNYLLNCLSGPALAVVEAFQVSEENYPKALTRLQERYDNKVLIFLEHINTLFDIPKMAKGDSSSLRNIIDTVSAVRGSLLSLGSEADVMNAILVHLVLNKVDADTKQNYDEKQEYKSLPSWDCCYDVLSLRCQFLESHGKRTEFGEKAKLVKPKQNFNRTAHTFVNSNPNCVYCNSTDHYLQTCSSFSAIAVPDRFNFVKRGGLCINCLRKGHMVSKCPSKSRCRFCNSTHHSVLHIFSPDNSGQSTISNTTTVQPSTSNQNPVSLVARSCKRAIIPTAVVLIKDYCGTFQPVRALLDSGSELNFISEETAKRLRLKFRPYSQEVSGIGEVRTRIKFTVSATIKSRISSFQWSSTFAVTPTIASVQPGEYIYTSNWKIPTDIPLADPLFFKPQHIDILLSAEVFFDLLLDGRISLGYGMPNLTNTVFGYIVGGIASTGQARSNFTCNLMVNSLEVDLDKTLKKFWEVEEYEKNPNMLSEEEAACENHFVENVKLDFDGRVVVRLPFKENPKCLGDSFEAARKRFLSLERRLDRDLQLKSMYKEFMDEYLSLGHMSLYNQPLCGTYYIIPHHCVLRPQSTTTKIRVVFDASSRSSSNKSLNDILMVGPTIQQDLITTLFSFRLHKYAFTADISKMYRQFRIDENDRKYQLILWRNQKDEHLKVYQLNTVTYGLSAAPFLAIRSLFFIADKYSHSHPCGSEVLRNDLYVDDVLTGADDLATLAQKKNELVKILSFHGLELAKWNSNNIMFGSNQDAEITIKTSEDEVAKALGMSWKPKEDVFTYRFELPDVMNPTKRSVLSIVSKIYDLLGLLSPIVIRCKILLQEMWVQNIGWDDPLTEHLKSLWLQIKSDLNYIHKVEVPRYVLTSNDTLGEIHGFADASQRAYGCCIYYRVCLKGEYKTTLLIAKSKVAPIKAQSLPRLELCAAVLLNNTWLKIQPKISSFVSSIYFWTDSKIVLQWLKLHSSTLNCFVANRISELQEKTRNVSWRHVPSKSNPADVVSRGCSAEEISNTIWFSGPSFLEEDITKWPGTEEQLNIEILERRKAAVFVANSSEVNIIDDLLDKHSSYIKFIRIIAYIFRIFNRCPAKKDVNISDVIHLSPDELEEGFWRIVAHIQMWCFGADIKSLSNGGLVNPSLQKLSPFVHEMTLGATTVKILRVGGRLSQAPIPYDARFPALLPKDHRFVKLYIEHVHRSHLHAGAKVLLGLLRQKIWIVNARDVVRKVVRNCVHCFHYKPKLMEQLMGNLPSDRLRAQRPFLIAGVDFCGPFMTSYRIRGKVPYKTYIAVFVCFTSKAVHLELVSDLSTNNFILCLKRFVGRRGIPQKLYCDNATNFVGARNQIKELKESLFRDDVVHDMKSLCCQLGFEFCFIPPRAPHFGGLWEAAVKSTKTLLIKNVGKAYLTFEELQTVIIDVEAILNSRPIAPISNDPNDGEALTPGHLLIGSSLVAVPDKHIDSSQSSLLSRWQRVSFLKQQFWQMWSRDYMLSLQQRSKWFKDNNNIKEGQLVLIHEDNTPPQQWLLARVTKPILGRDGKVRVVELKTKSGICTRPIHKVAPLPNNEEV